gagggagaccCACAGTCACTGCTCTGCTGAAGGGAAACCCTGCCCTGGGAGCCAAGGTGctctgtcccttgtccccagctgGGCTGGCACTGTGCAAACAGGACCCAGGACTGGCACAGCATGGggaggcagggagcagaggctTAGGGTGTGAGCAGGGAGGATCCAGAGCAtgtgcagcagagggaaggtGTTTCAGGAATGCTGGTAGAAACCAGCTTTGAGTTTTAAAGTTGCTCTTAAAGCTGCAGAAGCTGATAActcaagtgggtttttttcccccatccttCTAGTAGAAATTGGATGATTTAATACTGGTACAACACTTAGTGACTGAGGCACATCTTTTACAATACACAGCAGTGCCCTTGCTATGGGAATCTTATTTTCCATCCTTACAGTGCTCACACAAAcatgtttatttttgcttttcatatatatataatttccaGCTTGTCTGGAATTTGCAATAGGGCTAAAAATTCTTTTGCCTGGTGCAAAGTAAATTTAACAAAGTGCCTTTAATTCAAACTTGGGCTTCCTTTATGGTAGCTTAATAGAAAAGATTATGTAGAAGGAATCAGTGCTGTTGGCTTGTAGCTTGAATAGCCAGTGCTTCTGTAAAAGCTGCTATAAAATAATTACCCACTGTCTGCTTAAGATTTTGCTGATCTAGACACTGAGATTTTTCACAGACTGTTTCTGAAGTAGAGCTGGAGGATGTATAGAACAAAATCTCATTTGGTTATGCTAAATACTGCTAATAGATTTCAACGTGAAATTAAGTGCATCAACATTTTGGAGCACTCCTGGCAGATTTACAAATGGCAATTTTTAATCTTCTTTCTTGTGGCTTCTAATTGAAGGCTTTTACTTCATTTATTAAAACTGTTTGAGTGGCCTTGAAACCATGAATTAGGTTTAATCCAAAATCCTCTAGTGAAGCTGGAAAGAAGTTGCACCAAAGTTTCTCAACATGCTCCAGATCCTTTGACCTTTATATGAGCTTTTCACTGAAAGCAGGGTGTGAGCTCTGCTCCCCTCTGAGAACTTTCACTCTGGACCAGAATTTATCTCAGAAGTCCAGTGGTGCTTAAGGAAATGTGCACATCACTTGTCAAGTGAagcctttttgttctttttagaaAATCAGATTTATTGTTTCCTTGGGGTTACAAAGTGGTAAGGGATGATAAATAATCCTGAAATGAGAGGCTTTTAGTAACCTCCTGctacccaaaaaaaaccctaacttGAGTTCTtttcttgcagttttctgagtacagaatttaaaaaattgtttgccCTTTTCATTGCACTAAACCCAACACCTGAGAGAGAGAATTGTGttggcaaagctgctgctgcacaaaTGCAGAGATGTTGGATCAGACATGCCTTGGAATAATCTGGTTCCCTGAAGGATTTGATTGAATTTTCTAACGTTCCTTAAGGACGCTGGAATGTGACCTGGGAATTGTGTGCTTTGTTCAAGGCATCTGCTGCAGGGCCTGCCCTCATCCAGTACAGTTCTTTCCATGTTCAAATGAATTTCCAGGGGTTAGTTCAGTTCTGGCCATAAAAACTAAAGGGGTTTCCAGGTGAAATTGAGGGGATGTGATTCTGGTCATCACCAGGGGTGGTTGTTGAGGTCAGAAGTGCTCACAAAGCATCTGGTCCATCCTGGAAGGCTTCAGGGGAGGCTGCCAAGTGTTGGTGCAGGTGAAACCCCAGTTCAGAAGTTTAAGCTGATCCTTAGTGGGAGGCCAAGGAAAGCATCTCCGGGAATGGTGTCTTTGGCAAAACTGTTTAAAACATCTGCAGGTAActgtcagagctggggcttggctacAAAAACACTCCAGCATTTCTTACCGGGACTGCATGGGACACTAATCCAGCTCCTGGCTAAACAGacactttttgttttgtttgtttgacttggTGTGTTTGGCAGGCTTggaattctgctgctttttgagcCAATGCTGATAACTCATAGCTTTTAACTTGTTAAACTGGAAGGTTGTTTGCTTGTCTTCTAAAATACTTGAGATGCTGGGGGACTAAATGAGGTTCTTGGGTTCCCTTTTAGCATTTTTTCTGCTAAATTATGCTAAAATGTTTCAAGTGTCTCCCCTAATACGCTGTTCTGGAACACAGAGGATGTTCATAATTGTGCAAAagagttttaaattatttaaaagtgtAAGATTTTATTGGAGGTCTGTCACTTGTGGGTTACAGTGACctcagttctttttttcttcctgttaagAAGTAGCAATTGCACACAAATACTGCTTTAAACTTCTAAAAGTGCAACAGTGCTGAGCTTTGAGAAGTACCTCAAACCAAAAGGGGCATTGTTTAGAGGGTGGATAATAACTTTCAATAAGATAGTGCACATTGGACTGAAAATCACTGTAGTGTTCCATTTTAGATGCTGGGAAAGTAGATGAAACACTTTATCTTGGATTTCTTGAATCATTACTTAACTTTTTAAAGAACATTCAGAGTTGTACATGCAGATAGGGAGGGAAATTGAGTTACAAAGACATCTTAAAGGTCTGTTCCTTGTAGTTAGTTCagattgctttttattttttaataggaGCGAAACTTGGGTGTGGTGAAAGTGGGTTTGGCTCGTGTGTTTGTCAGAGTGCTCTGAGTCACCTCGAGTGACTTCGACCTGGATCTCAGCACGGAACTCCTGATCCTCAGGGATGGGAGCCACCACTCAGTACCAGGAAAAACTTGGTGAAATGGGGCTGTGCTTTTATCTTGCTGTGCAAGCAGCTCTGTAATTACTGCAGGTCGTTTTGTTCAGCGTTCTGTATCCAAAAACAAATTGATGCGAGTTAATAACACTTCTTGTAAATTAGGGTTTTTTGTAAAAGGCAGATTACATGAAAGagttctgtgtttattttttgaaGCTTATCATGCTGTTAGGATTTTATTCTTGCTATTTGTTTGCCATATTATTTTAGACTTTCAAAATTCTCATAAATCAGGCAATTCACACCTGAGTTTGGTGTGAAAAGGAACATTATCTACTCAGTGTTTATCCTTCCTCCGCTTGCAAAAGTTCCTGGTTCATTGTGGGGTTTACAACAACCTTAATAAAATTAGGACACGATTTAGACTTTTCAGTAGGGAAATGAGATGGGAAAGGGAGTATAAAAAGTAAATATATCAAGTTTAAATACTTTGCTTTTCAGTTTGATGCAGAACACTTGTTCCCACTCCAAACCTTATATGGCTGGGAAAAGTGCTCCATGTTAAACCCCAAGCTGCTTAGCTGTCTCCAAGTGTGTGGAATAAGATGTGAGATTAGACCTGGACTCCATGGGCTGAAATTTAATACTTGGTGTCCTCAAAGCTGCTACAAGGCCAACAAGACACTTACTGAACTCTTGCATGTGGAAAAAGCTTTCCCTGTGCTCTGACCTTGCAGCTCTGCACAGATCACTCCGGGACTCTGACTCTCAGGAAGGGCTGGAACTCATTATCCTTCCACCAGCAACATTTTATTCTCTTGCAGAATAACTGCAGGGTCAGCTTCTGTAAAAGGAAATTTCTGATATTTTAAGCTCGAGTTTGCTCTCAGACACCACAGGATGTGCTGAGCATCAGAGGTGAGAGCACTCACGTCGGGGAGGGATTCAGCATCCCCCAGTTATTTGGAGTTAGGTTGATGCTGAACCTTTGCACACTTTGGGTTGTGCAGGAAAGCCTGAGTGTGTTCAAATCACTTTAATGTCACCCTGCAAAGAATTCTCACTTGGAGAccagaacaagaaactgaaccTGTGGATGGCAAGCTGAAGCATCTATAAATGTagtaatacagaaaaataaatatagacTATTAAATGTAAAAATGATAATTCCTTTAATATATCTGTGTGGCTCTTTAATTTGGCCTTTGCAAATTGGACAGCACAAGACAATTGTTGCATGTGCTGTGAGCATCTTATCAAAGGAAGGCTAAAAAATTAACAGTTCTCACTTAAAATTCAGATAGCATTCAAGGTGTGGGAGGAAAATTTGTCATAACTGAGATTCTTTGTAATTCTTTGTAATTCCCATAGCCTCAGAGTTGTCCTGGGATGAGAGCAGGGAGCCAGACAGTTCTGCACTGCTCTTCCCTGCAACTCCATGtgtggcagctctgggatgcTGAGACTCTGTCCCCTGGAAAAgcactgtctgtgctgccttgaaGCTTAATTTTGTCATAGAAGTTCCACTTTTAAAAGATTTGAGACCAAACTAGCTGAAAGTATGTTTAATTTTTGACTGTTTATACAGTAAATCTGCTTTCTAGGAATTGGGACCTGCTGGGTTTCTTGGGGAGAAGAGCACAAGAGTATTAATAGTGAATTCAGACTTAGTCTGCAATTAAAATTATGAGTTTAAATGCGTTTAGCACAGATGGCTGTGAGACTAGAAAGTATTTTGGAGATGATATTAAATTGTCCTTATTGCAGTACCTCTTTCTGTGAGAAAACTGCTTGTGGTGGCAGGTCCCAGGTGTAGTGAGTTACACCAGCAACCTTCCTGCCACAGGAACAAACCTGAGTGGTATCTTGATCCAGCAGGGCCATTGCCTCTAGGACAAGAAACTTcctgaaaactgcattttccttGGAGttttctgctgcagcagaatgAGGAATGGCACTTTTTTACCTTGCTCAGTTAACCTGGTAATGTGAAGCATTTGTGTGGTGCTTGGCTTGGTGCTCCAAAAATCTGCTGGCAGATATTCCAGTGTGCTCTTGTGAGTTAAATTACCTGTTAACTGAAGTAGTAAAATAACTTCATCTTTTCAAGTAACACTAATAAATAGGGTCCTCACTTTGCTTTTACAAATAATGGCATGATCTGCCTTGGGGCATCGAATTAATGGTTTCTGGCACAAATACATTTGCTAATTTAATCTTTCATcctccttcctgcagcagcGGTTTTGTAGGGCTTGTGCTGCTTTCTGCCTTATCACTAGAAAGTTGAAAGTCACTTTGTGGTGGATTCAGGTGTTGGTTCAAAGTGTCACAGTGTGCAAGAGCTCCAACAAACGAGGGCTGGGGATCTTGTGATGGTGCCATCCTCAGCTTGTGTGCTTGACAGATTTGGGTTCCTCCTGAGCTGTTAgactgaggagcagctgagataCAAATTTATGTCCTGATTCTCCTGCTCTGATCCAGCGAGGTGAACAAATCCTTACCACTTGTACCATCTTCCCTCGGCTTTGTAGTGACCTTGTGTCCAATTTGCTGTGGTGCAGAGAGCTGCTAAAGCTGTCAGTGGGGGAAGGAGGTGTTTATTTGACAAAACAGCTCCAAACTACAGCCCTGGGAAGCAGAGGTGCTGTCCAGTGAAATTGCAGCTGTGTGAACTCGGTAGTTCCTGGTGTGTCAAACAGCTTTATTCAGCAAGGTGTGGGATAAAGCTGTGCCCAGTGCTCCCCCTgttgcaagctgcttggttttCCAGAATTCCACACAGCTCATGGCAGGATGTGTGTCCTTTGCTTTTCCCAGCAGCCCTGAACTGAAAATCTTGTGTAAAACAATAGGTGCCCAAATAAGAGTTAATGAGTTTCCCTGTTTTACAGATGGGGTCGAGGATTCGGTCTCTTGGGTTCCATCTTTGGAAAGGACAGTGCAATAAATCAGTCAAACAGTGTTTTTGGCCTCGTGTTTTATATACTACAAATGCTACTTGGTAAGTATTCTTTCACTTCAGAGCCTAAAGTATAAAGCAGGGCTGTGGTGATGAAGGAGGAGAGCAACATGCCTTGCACAATCTGCAAGAAAGCAGATAAATGCTTCCGATTTTatatcttgggtttttttagcacCACTCTAATGATACATGAGTCCAAAGGGCTTAAAAACCCAACTGATAACAAGAGTAATTGCATTTTCTCCTGATATGCTATTAATAATACAAGTGTGAAGACAGTTTCTGTGCTGGTATTTTCACTCCAGTATATTTGGCATTGGATTGCatggtggaaaagagagggAATAAAAATGGAATGAGCAGGTTTTGCAGGAGTAATGGAGAGAGCAGGCAAAAAAGTGCATGAGATGTAATGTATATCTATTTATTGGTAACTCTCTGGTTTGCTATAAAGTTGTTAATCTCGACAGAAATAACTTGACCAATAATTTTCCTATAACTCAGGAATATGAGGATGGTTCATACTACACACACTCCTTATCACAGGGCTGTCAGACAGAGCTGTAGATGCTCCCCTCCAAATACCCACTTCTCAACCGTGGTGTTTTAAACAGAGTTCTGTGTAACTGAGTGGCTGAGTTTGAATTCAGTTTTGCTCTGTGTGGAGAGGCATGAGTAACTTTCTCTCTCTTGTTGCAGGTATGACAGCAAGTGCAGTAGCAGCTCTAATCCTCATGACATCCTCCATAGTGTCTGTAGTAGGGTCACTGTACTTGGCATACATTCTGTACTTCGTGCTGAAGGAATTTTGCATTGTCTGCGTGCTCACATATTTGCTGAACTTCATTCTCTTTATCATCAACTACAAACGACTAGTTTATTTGAACGAGGCCTGGAAGAGGCAACTCCAACCCAAACAGGAATAACCCCTGTTGGAACTTTTGACTGACAGTCTGAAGACCCAACTTCCATTAAGTTTATTTtgcagtaatttttttattctccATATCAGacacttccccctccccccccccgagAATCATAACGGAAATTTTGAATTATAAATTTCAAGGGCCCCCCAGATAATTTCTCTGTGCTAATCTTCAGTTTAAATGTGGTTATGAAAGAAAGCTCTATAACAATCAAAGACAAGCTTTAACTTTACTTTGAAGGAGTTTTAGCCACAGCAAAACCTAgacactctctctctctcttccccttccACTTGTGAAGTGGGTAACACTTGCTATAAAATATCCTGTATATAAATTCAggtataacaagatgtgatcaTGAAATGAAATACTCTAGACTAGCATCACCATATTTAATGTTGCCATGTTTACagtatgtgtattttttttcttttttttcttttttttttttttttttttagctgatgGACTTAGATTTGACTAGGACTTATGCTGTAAATAAAATTAGAACTCTTGGTTTCATCCCTGGAGAACTCACTGTCCCATGGGTTTGGTTAGGAGCTGTCAGAGGGTTCAGCTTGGAGTCGACTGACACGAGGGAAGAAGTGACCTCTAAAGAACATGGAGTTGCTGCTCTCACTGTTGTGCTTTCACAAGAATGATGCTTGGGGTTggttccatttttttcttcttttttttttctcctttttttttctttttttttttttttttttttttttgtctccagtAACAAAAATGGAATTAAAGCTGAAACCTGAAGTATGTTGATTAAATGACAACCTCATTAATTTCTGTACAGAACGAAAATAGCTTCATGTGGTCAATGAAAAGCTGATTTGCAGATTGGGGGTTGGTGTATTAAGTGTTCTTTGAAAGGACTCCATTTCCATGCAGAGCTGTTTCATTTTAAGCTGTGGTCAGCCAGCCAGTGTTACTAATGTTTGATGTTCTATGAATGCTGCAGTAATTGCAATTTGCAGTGGAAACCACTGAGTGAGCAGGATAACCAAGCAGTGCACTGAAAAAGCAGTTCCTTAATTGATCTTGGTCAGGATCTTTGGTTTGTGCTATATTGGGAAATGAACTTTAGGcctgacacacacacataagATCTCTTGGAAGGGCAACCTGTTTAATGGGATAAGTAAGTCAATGTGCTCCTGAAAATGAAATGTGATATAGTGCTATCATTGCTCTTTCTAAGAACTaattgggggggggaaaaaattaaattgcagaTTTAaacaaaaggaacaaaattGTACATGTTGTTTCTGCACTCAGTATTCTAAGGCTGAATGTTAAAAGTGCCTTCTGTCTTCAAATCTTAAACCAAATACTTTGTGTTGAACTTGGCAGGCAGAAGTGTCCTTgctttaaaaatgaacaaacaaaattcCCAGCAAACTTGCTGGGGATAGAGGAGTATTAAGAGATCTGGTTTTAGTTTTTAGACTGAGAAGTGGTAGCAGTATTGTtttcagtttaatttaaaaGGTCGATGTGATTTGGAAAATGAAATACTTGTGTTTCAGACTGTGTGACACTGAGATGTGTGGGTTCAGCTACTTTCTGTAATTGGTGCTGTGCTGCTTCTTGCCCTTGTCAGTTCAAAATATGAAGAATTCCAACTGCATACCCATTTATTTAAAGAACTAATTTAACTACTTTTagcattttctttctcaaaCATGAATGTCAGAGAGACACTTCCATTGTAAGTGGATTTTAAACACTAAGGAGAAACTCGACTGTGAAACGAGCAGTGTTTCCGTTGAGCAAAGCGAGTTTTGAGATTGAATTcacaaaaataatatttcaattACTACTGAAGCAATTCTCTGGTTTGTACCAAGGATGTAGGTGGAAACTGCTTTTCTGTAGAAGTTCTGTGGTATGAGTAACATCTGTTGCATGTAACACTAAATGATTATTTGTCCCTCGTCTGACAGTTTTAGCCAACAATTCATTAAATGAGTTTTGTATTGACCAGAGTATAGTTAAAGCTTGTCTTGCTGTTTAGTTCTGTCTCTCAAATGCCTTCTGCTTTGATATCAAGGGGAATGAATGATGTTGAATTGGTCCCTCAAGGCTTGGCTTTGTTCTCTCCCAAGCCTTGAGGCTGTATCAGTGTTTAATGTGTTGtatagattttattttgatgCATTCCTGTGATCTACACTAAAGGcatcttttttttcatctgaggAAGAGGTGAACATGTGCTGCCTGAAAGTTGCTCCTATCTCAGAGCAAGCAGCCATGGAGACAAGTCTAATCCGTGAGTACTTGGtccaattttgggggaaaaaaaagagggaaaaaaagccccatcAGCTGAAAGTATTGGTGTTGACTTAACTTCACTGTGTCTTGTGCTTGTTTGTGTGGGCATAGTCTGTTCATTCAGTTTTAGTAAAAATGTTTAGGGCCAGATTTTCAGCAGTGGTGTCTGCAGTCCTTGTTTGTGTGCACGTAGGGATCAAATGGAGCTGGAGTTTGGGCTCTGGGAGAATTTGCAGCTACTTTGTGCACGAACTTGCAAATCTGATCCTTAATTGCAAACTCTTGTCTCGTGTGCTTTCCTTGCAGTTACTTTTTACTGGAAGTGATTTGCTAGAAATGGCCCTGATTTCTTCTATTTCTCTCTTATGCTTCAGAAATGCAGTTGGCCTGAATAAAGGGCAGAATAATCTTAGCAGGAGAAATTTGGACCTTTCTGCTTCAAGTTCTTTGGACTCTTTCCTTGTTGCTCCCAATGATAGAAAACAGCATCTTTCTTCCAGTAAAATGGGTTGTGATGTAAATCAGGAGTGCAGCTGTgcccccctgcctgccccagccAAAACGTGGTGGCAAATGTGTGCTTGATCCTGGTTTCACCCTTACAAATCCAAAGGCAAATCCTAAAAATTCTCAAGGATGCAGGAGTTTGGGTAAAGGCAGGTAAATGGTACTCGGGCTGGCAGTGGACAGGGGGGTGTTACAGAGATCCCCGTCATGGTTTCAACACTCACGAGAATGGAGGGGATAAAATTCACAGTATCCAAACAGTGGTTCTGAATTTGGGctcttcctgcccctctttGGCTCtctcagaatcccagaattcctttgggatcacagaatattctgagttggaagttCCGTGGCGAGGGGCGGACTGGAcaggcaaaaaaaccctcatccCAAAACCTGCTTAGGAATTAAACATTCCTGAAATCCTCTTACTGTAAGGTACTTGCTACTCTTTAAGGCCAACAAAGCATTTGAGTCTCATGGAGGAAATGAATATTCTTGGAAGTTTCTTCCTGTAAAACATTAGTGACACTGAGGCCAATGAAACATTCCTGACCACCTTTGAGATCTGAAGTGACAACAAATCTCTGGTGAGGAGGTTTCTGAATGCTGTCGTTTGCATTTATCTGCTGCTGTACAGAGTCTCTCAGTTGTTCCAGGAGGTTGGTGAGGTGCTTCAGGCAGCACTCTGCTCCTAATTTATGTGGGCTGAAGTCTTTGGTTCTGCCAATGTTGTTTAAACTGGTCTAGAAAAGATGAAGTATTCTGTTACCATACAACTGTATTAAGCATGGCCTAAATATTAGGTGTTTGTTCTGTATAGTATGTTCCATCAACTATTTATTCCCAGTGCTTTAAACTCCAAATCAAACACCCATTTAAAATGCAGTCATTGGGCAGATGCTCCTTTTCTCAATACAGGCTGAGAGATTCTCTATTGGAGGTTTAGGATACAATTTTGCTAACAGGTAAAAAAACCCATGTAAATATGTACGAATTCTATTTGTTGCACATAACTTTTTTGgtataaaaaacaaaacaaaacaacaaaaataaatgtaggAATTACCTGTGGATGTCTTGCTGCAATCATTTTTATGCTGCATTCATGCAGTCCAAACATAAGAGCTTGAATGAACCCAACCAGAGGCCTTTTTGGACTCAGTCTGAGCCTTAGAAACTGTTTTTAATGTCAGTACTGTAATTCTGTTTCTAGAAATTGTACTAAGTcgtgtgtttttttccccaagacgTTGTGTGTGCTTAGCAGTAGAACAGTTAAAGCACTTGATCCCCCCCCCAGATCCCAGTTTTCCCAGTAGAATTCCTGCAGCTTTGTGTGTCTGGCTGAGCGTTGTGTGTAAAGGCTGAGCAGCGTTGACTTGAGGCTTTCACTGTTTACAGTTCTTTAAGCAAAAAAGATCCCCCAGCATTGTGATTTTTATCAGTTTCTGCTTTattggggctgtggggctgctcaaAGCCAGTCCCACAGACCACAAAATACCTGGGAACTGCTGGATGTGtccctggatttggggagggagctgctgggcagggtTGGGTTTGTGATTGCACTGAGCTGTTGAGAACAAGCAGGAATTAACCCTCCAATGTGTGCTCAGATTTTGGGGGGCTGAGCTGAGCCCTGGTTTGTAAGGAGTGAACAATGTCAAATCTTCATCTGTGTTTTGGTCAGGTCTGTTGAAATTGGGGaagaaaattagtttttaaaGGATGATGTCTAGAGATGGAGAAGTTGAAATGACTTTTAAACACTGCTAGTGGGCTTAAATATGGTAATTGCTTACACCATGGTGTGTTTGAACAAGTGTCTTTTTACTGTGCATAGAGTTTTATATTCTGAGGGTTTAGTTCTAGAGAAAATCTAGGCCTAGCATGGTGTGAGGAATTTTGTAGtgtgttctttcttttcccttcaaaagacaagaaaaactgTTGTGGAGTCTGCAGTGAACATCTGTGTCCTTATTCTGCTGGGGCAGAGTGGAAGGTGGTGTTGGTTCCTTGGTCTACCACCTCTAAAGGGAACAGAATTTGGCCACCACacaacagaaaagcaaatattttctttatatggTCAGAGTTTGGTCACTTCCCTGAGACACTCACACCAGAGCCAGCTGCACAACAGGGAGTCATGGCAACAGTTTCACCCAGAATCTGTGAATTCCAGTAATCAAACTCCATGATTTTAACTTCCCAAGTGCATAGGGCAGCCTCTGATTTTGTTGCTCTGCTCCTCGAGATGGCTGCTTTTGGGACAGCACTGGCAAGTTTGCAGACTAAATATTCTGAGTTTTTCTGTGTGGTGGTGTGATCCATGACAGTCTAAAGCCTGTTTTTTAGCCTGGCCTGAGGCTGGTGTGCAGCCCTAAAGGGCCATCACTGAAGCAGCACCTGAATCTACACCTGGCCCTACCCCAGAGGGCTTCAGGCCACTCTCTGAAAGGTTTAGAGCAGAAATTCCCTCTGGGCTGCTCTTCCTGTGGTGATATTTAATATGAAGGAAGCCCTTCCACGCTGGAAGGGCTCTGACAGTGGCA
This region of Aphelocoma coerulescens isolate FSJ_1873_10779 chromosome 19, UR_Acoe_1.0, whole genome shotgun sequence genomic DNA includes:
- the VKORC1L1 gene encoding vitamin K epoxide reductase complex subunit 1-like protein 1, with product MAAPVLLRVSVPRWERVARSAVCAAGILLSLYACHLEREKGRDSHYQALCDLSERVRCSAAITSRWGRGFGLLGSIFGKDSAINQSNSVFGLVFYILQMLLGMTASAVAALILMTSSIVSVVGSLYLAYILYFVLKEFCIVCVLTYLLNFILFIINYKRLVYLNEAWKRQLQPKQE